A region from the Oncorhynchus clarkii lewisi isolate Uvic-CL-2024 chromosome 8, UVic_Ocla_1.0, whole genome shotgun sequence genome encodes:
- the LOC139415049 gene encoding LYR motif-containing protein 2-like: MFATVRMASSRLPVAALTLKQGCITDRNTPQHRSSDDPAGEEEVLGWRGYTWFAVVRLFLQRQNVLGLYRNMMRTIRQVPDEGDRKDLRYWASDEFKRNKNATNQDAI, from the exons ATGTTTGCTACTGTCCGCATGGCTAGCTCAAGGTTACCCGTGGCAGCACTTACATTAAAACAG ggctgtattacggacagaaatactcctcagcaccgctcctcagacgatcccgcaggtgaagaagaggtcctgggctggcgtggttacacgtggtttgcaGTTGTGAgactg TTTTTACAGAGACAGAACGTGTTGGGCCTGTACAGAAACATGATGCGGACCATAAGGCAAGTGCCAGACGAAGGAGACCGAAAAGACTTAAGATATTGGGCGAGTGATGAGTTCAAGAGAAATAAAAATGCCACAAATCAG GACGCCATCTGA